In the genome of Streptacidiphilus rugosus AM-16, the window TGGCGAGGACAAGGGCTCGGGCGTGCAGTGATCGACACCGTGTCCGACGCGGCGGCCGCTGAGGAGTCCGTTGGGCTGCGGCTGGATGCGGACTGGCTGCAACCGCAGGCGATCAGGTTCTACCTGCACCTGGGCTTCCAGGTGACGCACTGGAAACACGCCATCCACATGCTCCGCCGACCCGGAGCACCACGGCTGCGGTACCAAACGGACGAAACCCGCGTGCGACGGCTTCTGATCGGTGACGGGGACGCGGAGCGGCTGCTGTGGACCGCCACCCGCGACGGCGACTGGCTGCGCCTTGCCCTCCAGCCGGGCGAGCCGCCCCTTGGCCGTCTGGCGGAACGCGACGCGCTGGCAACCTTGGCGGTCCATCTGGCGCTGGAGGGGTTCCCGCTCATCCGCGACGCCGAGCGCTGGAAGGAGGCGTACCACTGGAGCGAAGGCGGCGAGCCAGAAGGGCTCGCACGCCGGATCTGGTTCTTCGAGCAGTACGCCCACCGGTGCGGTCACCGCGTGGACGCACCCCCGCAGGTACTGCCCGCCGGCCTGTGCTGGCCGACCTGGTAGGGAACAGCGTCCGCCCGGCCATGCCGGGCCAAGCCCCGAGACCGACGCGGACGACGCAGGCGCGGGTGCCCCCATCGCAGTCCAGCTCGGCGATCAAGTCGCCCAGACGTCCGAAGTCTTCCAGGACACCGAGCCCGCCGACGGCCAGGACGTCGACGGCAGCGTCCCAGACGGAGCGGACCGGCAGCCTGCACACCGCAGGCTGCCGCGGCAGGCGTGGCCGGATTCGGTGCGCTGCGTGCTGCCATGACGACAGTCGGCCGAGGTCAAGCGCGGTGATACCGCGGCCCGCAGAGCTCGAGTGCGGTGGCAAATGACGACGGAATCGGCATGATCCAGGCCGGTGGGCCCGGATGACCGGACCACACGGACAACGTGCCCGGCTTCCCAGGGAAGGCCTCACTCGGTCCGTTGCTCAATGCGGAGGAACGCGGGGAAAACCACGGCGCGAATCCGACGCCGAAGCGAGGGCCCAACTCTTCCACGACGCCAACCTGCCCCCCACGCCCGACATCCCGGCGATGACGGTTGCCTGGCTCAACGCCCAGGCATCCCCGTCCCCGAGCACACCAGCCGCACCCGCACCCCACGACCACCCAGGGTCCACCCCGGACTAACCACCTGATTCCAGCGGTGCAGGTCGCACGATCCGCGCCACTGCCATATGCGCGCCTCCGCCACCTCCTGCCGCGGCTCGCACCCGAAGGAACGGTCTGGACCCGC includes:
- a CDS encoding GNAT family N-acetyltransferase, which gives rise to WRGQGLGRAVIDTVSDAAAAEESVGLRLDADWLQPQAIRFYLHLGFQVTHWKHAIHMLRRPGAPRLRYQTDETRVRRLLIGDGDAERLLWTATRDGDWLRLALQPGEPPLGRLAERDALATLAVHLALEGFPLIRDAERWKEAYHWSEGGEPEGLARRIWFFEQYAHRCGHRVDAPPQVLPAGLCWPTW